A window of the Butyricimonas faecalis genome harbors these coding sequences:
- a CDS encoding RNA polymerase sigma-70 factor gives MDIEENLILDRIKKHDKEAFRFLYEYYFTKIVLFAESYLYDEEEARDLVQDLFFHLWDHSEALHVTTSIKSYLFTSVRNRCLNILRDRKIRDEHNNKLFEAQLFSGTEDVVIDEEIQQRLQEALDSLPDKCREIILLKVVEGKKNKEIANQLNIAETTVKTQVQRAYRMLREKLIPILLLIEYLQEGI, from the coding sequence ATGGATATCGAAGAGAATTTGATTTTAGATCGAATAAAGAAGCATGATAAAGAGGCGTTTAGATTCCTCTATGAGTATTATTTTACCAAAATAGTACTATTTGCCGAAAGCTATTTGTACGATGAAGAAGAGGCAAGGGATTTAGTGCAGGATTTATTTTTCCATTTGTGGGATCACTCCGAGGCATTGCACGTGACGACTTCAATAAAATCTTATTTGTTTACTTCCGTGCGAAATCGTTGTTTGAATATTTTGCGGGATCGGAAGATTAGAGACGAACATAACAATAAATTATTTGAAGCCCAACTTTTTTCAGGCACAGAAGACGTGGTTATTGATGAAGAGATTCAACAACGTCTACAGGAAGCTTTGGATTCGTTACCTGATAAATGTAGAGAAATTATCTTGTTGAAAGTGGTAGAGGGAAAGAAGAATAAAGAAATTGCCAACCAATTGAATATTGCCGAGACGACGGTAAAGACTCAAGTGCAGCGAGCCTATCGTATGTTGCGTGAGAAATTGATCCCCATTTTATTGCTTATCGAGTATTTACAGGAAGGTATCTGA
- a CDS encoding RNA polymerase sigma factor, with amino-acid sequence MDVDRFIESVNKKREGAWREMYRKYYPAMCNYASRIVKDDAAAEDIVQDCFIKIWDSGTQFPDVPSLVGYLYRMVYTRALNSVRDRGFVQELYEKWGSELLENQEELVIECAVEEDVVNKFYSAVDKLSDQQRQVLFMSMEGCKVKEIAAQLGVSENSVKTQKKRAYAFVREELGEGLAILIFFLFS; translated from the coding sequence GCGGGAAATGTACCGGAAATACTATCCTGCGATGTGTAACTATGCATCGAGAATTGTGAAAGATGATGCTGCCGCCGAAGATATTGTTCAAGATTGTTTTATTAAGATATGGGATTCCGGGACTCAATTTCCTGACGTGCCTTCGCTGGTCGGTTATCTGTACCGCATGGTGTATACCAGAGCCCTAAATTCGGTAAGAGACCGAGGATTTGTGCAAGAATTATATGAAAAGTGGGGAAGTGAACTTCTTGAGAATCAAGAAGAACTTGTGATAGAATGTGCGGTGGAGGAGGATGTCGTGAATAAATTTTACAGTGCTGTGGATAAATTATCCGATCAGCAGCGGCAGGTTCTATTTATGAGCATGGAGGGCTGTAAGGTAAAAGAGATTGCCGCGCAATTGGGGGTTAGTGAGAATTCTGTAAAAACCCAGAAAAAACGGGCTTATGCATTCGTGAGGGAAGAATTAGGGGAAGGTTTGGCCATATTAATTTTCTTTTTATTCTCGTGA